CGCTTGTACTGTCACTATCTGGCCTGCAAAATTACAAAGATAAGAGAAGGCAACAAGGATACGTGAATCGCGATGAATGGGTAAAGTATCGATCTCGCGATGAAGTAAAAACAAGGCCGTAAGAGGACATCATGGAGCAACTCGTTAAGCTTGCAACACAAATTGGCGAAAGACTGAAAGCGTCGAACCAGACAATAACCACAGCAGAATCTTGCACGGGTGGCGGGATCTCTTACGTACTGACCGAGGTGGCGGGAAGCTCTGCTTGGTTTGAGCGAGCTTTTGTAACCTATAGCAATGACGCTAAGCGTGAATTGGTCGGTGTGGCAACTGACACTCTTGTGGAAAACGGCGCAGTGAGCGAAGAAGTGGTTGCAGAAATGGCGGCAGGGGCATTG
The nucleotide sequence above comes from Grimontia kaedaensis. Encoded proteins:
- the pncC gene encoding nicotinamide-nucleotide amidase, yielding MEQLVKLATQIGERLKASNQTITTAESCTGGGISYVLTEVAGSSAWFERAFVTYSNDAKRELVGVATDTLVENGAVSEEVVAEMAAGALKEANADFALAVSGIAGPTGGSEEKPVGMVCFGWATRKGTVTETCLFDGDRHEIRLNTIAHSLCRLLSYLESEKPEQ